The genome window TTGTCCAGGGTGGCGGGGGCCACGGGATCCTTCTTGTAACGACGCACCGAGCGACGGCCCTTCATGAGCCGCTCCATCTGGTCGCCGTCCGGCAGGTTCTCCAGGGACAGGCTGTCTTCCGGGTTCTTGCCCAGAATGGAAAGGGCGCCGGTGGGGCACACGGCCATGCAGTGCTGGCAGCGGATGCAGACGGATTCCTTGCCTTCCGCCACAACCGGGAAACCGGCCCCGTCGAACTTGAGCACCAGAATGGGGCAGTCGCTGATACATTCCCCGCAGGTGACGCATTTTTCCTGATCAACCTTGAACTCGAGCATCTCTTTCTCCTGATAGCTTTGTTTTCGCTTGCGCAGGAACCCAATAGCACGTTCCGGAAAAAAGAAAAGCAGGCACCTTGGGGTAACCCAGTCAGAATGGAAAATGCATCATACCTGCTGGCTGCTCAGAATGGTGCGAGTGCAAGGCGCGAAAAAAGGATCAAAGCCGACGCGTACTCTTATAGTACGCGAGGATTTGATCCTTTTTGATAAAACGCGGCAATCGTACCGTTATGGGCAGCCAGCTAGATCATCTTGCCGGTGATCTCCTTCATATGCGCCTGCATGATCTTTTCCTCATGCACGGCCTTCTTGTCCTTGGCGGCCCGAACCAGCTCCACCAGCCTCTCGATGTCGCAGGGCTTGAGCAGGTAATCGAAGGCCCCCTGCTTCATGCCGTCGATGGCGGTTTCAATGGTGCCGTGCCCGGTGAGCATGATGACCTCAACCAGCGGGAAATCCCCACGGATGGCGCGCAGCACCTCCAGGCCGTCCATGCCCGGCATCTTCACGTCCAGGATGACCACGTCGACCGCGCTGTTTCCGCGCAGGATATCCAGGGCGGCGGGACCGCTCTCGGCCGTGGAGACCTCCAGGTCGCGGGAGCCGAGACGCTTCTCCATGATTTCCAGAAAACTCTTTTCATCGTCGACCAGAAGAACGTTGGCGAAACTCATATTACCTCCAGAGTCATCGTTGTTCCGTTCCTTGGGTGGCGTGAAATAGAACCCTCAACCCGTTTCACTCACCCCCACTCATACCGTCACCACGAGGGAACGCTTTGGCAAGAGTACCCTCACTCTACTTACTTCCAGCGAAAATGGACAAACATTTCCGCGACTATGCATATTCAGCAAAAAGGCCGGCCCGCCCCTAGGAGGCAAAAACCGGCCAATATCAAAACAAACGTCGCTCCGCCTCTCCTAGGGAATGAGCGGTTCAATGCGAATGGTCGGACACAGCCCCTTGAGGTCGCCGCCCATGTAGGACTGAACCGTGTTGTACCCCAGATCCTGGGTCTTCTGGGCATGCCCGGCGGTATCCGGGTCGCTGGCGTCGAAGAAGGCGCCGTTCTCCTCCAGGATGTGTTCGATGCGGTGGACAAAGCCCTCCACGAATGCGGCCAGGTCTCCCTCGGCGCGCAGCCCGCCCTGGTCGAGCCGGTTCAGGCCCTTGAGATCCTCCAGCAGGATGGTGTTGGTGGCCACGTCTGCCTGGGTGCGGATGAGCCCCCAGACCAGGGAGCCGTTCGGCACGGAGATGGGCTCTTCCGCGTCGATGATGGTGTGCGGCATGATCACGCAGTGCTTGCCGATGGCCACGCGGGCTTCTTCGGTGCCGTGGATGAAAGAGTTGAACCCGGTGAAGGTGCGCCGGCCCAGGTCGGTGTTGATGACCTTGCCGCCGTGGGCGGTCACGTTCATGCCCTCGAAGGTGGAATTAATGATGTAACAGTTTTCCTGGGCGTTGGATCCGTCACCCAGGCGGGAATTCTCCACGTAGGCCCGCTGGCAGACCATGACGTTGTGGCCGATGGCGCAATCGCCCCTGATGAGCGAATAATGGCCCACGAAGGAGGTGTCCGGGAAATCCACGGGAATCTCGGGCTGGGCCGCGTTGTACACGGGCTCGAAATCGGTCTTGCGCGATTCGCAGAATTCCATGAACACGCCCGAGGGACGGCAATTCTCGTCAAGCCGGATGTACTTTTCAAGCACGTCCCTGTCATACTGGTACTGCAGCTTGAACTGCCCGGTCTTTTCGATGCGGACGCTTCCGGGTTCGACAACCTCGCCGCGCAGGTCGTCGGCCTGCACATAGGCGTAGGCCCCGACCTTACAGTTGTGGCAGGTGGAAAAATCCACGGTGGCGAAAGGCTCGATGAGACAGCCTTCCACGGAGGTGCCGTGAATGTTGGCGTAATGCAGGGCCACCGTGTTCAGAATCTTGAATATCTCCACGTTTTCGGCGTCGTGGGAATTGTTGTGCACCAGGGTCTTCATGAGAAAGCTGTGGCGGATGGAAATCCGCTCGTCCTGAAAGAGCCGGAGCTTGCTGCCGTCGATCTCCACCACGGTGCCCTTGGGTTTGAGCTCGTCGCCGCGGATATCACATTTGTAGACGATGGAAAGCTCCACCTCGGTCTTGCCAAGGAAATAGGTGCCGGCCAGACTGGAATGCTTGAAGTTGAATGAAAGCGGATGCTGATGCGTCAATGCGTAGAAGGCATAATACAGGGCATGGCTGTCCAGCGGAATCTGGTCGGCCACGTACCGGGAAATGTCCGTACCGGGCGCGTGCAGGTTGGCGCTCACCCTTTGTACGACATGGTCGATGAGATTGTTCAACTCTTTCATTTCAGTCGGGTCCTCTTGCTTGGGGGTGTAATGCCGGGGGCGGGTCCAAGCGCCCCCGGCAAACGACAGGACACTAGTTGCTAGCCTCCAGTGGGCAGCGTGATGGGCATGCCCATGAGCGGCCAGATAACCAGGCAGGCAATGCCGGTGATGACCATCAGCATGATGCTGGCGGGAACACCGTAGGCAAAGAATTCACCAGGGGTGAACTGCCCGGAATCGTAGGCGATTGCGTTGGGTGCGGCACCCACCAGCAGCAGGAACGGCATACCGGCGACCACCAGGGCGGAGTACAGGATGACGTCCGGAGCCACGCCGAGGTAGGGCGCGATGACCAGGGCCACCGGCAACGAGATGGCGATGGCCGCCACGTTCATGATGAAGTTGGTCATGATCATGACGAAGAAGGCGATGCTCATGACGAAGATGAACCAGTTGGCGTCCTGGAACATGACCAGCCAGTTCACGGCCATCCACTTGGCCGCGCCGGTCTGCCAGAGACAGAAGCCGATGGACATGGCACCCGCGAAGAGCAGGATGATGTTCCAGGGGATATCTTCGAGGTCCTTGAGGTCAAGAATCTTGAACACGAAGAAGAGCACGGAGGAAACCAGGATGATGGCGGTCTTGTTCAGCATCTTGAGCTCGGGCACGAAGGCGCGCGCGCTCATGACCGCGATGACTCCGAGGACCAGGATGGCGGCCAGGATTTCCTGGCGGGTGATGGGGCCCATCCTGGAGTTCAGTTCCCGCGCCTTTTCACGCAGGCCGGGAATGACGGCCTTTTCCGGCTTCAGGAAGATCATGAAGAAGCCCCAGAGCGCGAAGACCATGAGCCAGCCGATGGGGAACATGTACCAGGTCAGCTCGAAGAAGCCCACGTCGCGGTTCACGATCTCGTTGAAGAAACCGAGAGCCACGGCGCCGCGGGCCGCACCCAGCAGGGTGACGATGGAACCGGCCCCGGCCACGTAGGCCATGCCGATGAACAGGCCCTTGCCGAACTTGGTGGGCTTGTTGCCCTCGCCGTACAGGCTGTAGATGGCCAGCAGCAGCGGGTAGATGGTGGCCGCCACCGCAGTGTGTGCCATGATGTGGGTCAGCAGCGCGGTGACCACGAAGACCCCGAGGTAGATCATGCTCGTCCGCTCGCCCACGATGTCCAGCATCTTGTAGGCAAGGCGCTTGGTCAGGCCGGTCTTGGTGAAGACCAGGCCGATCATGATGGACGCGAAGATGAACAGAACCGACGGGTCCATGAAGTCCCTGAAGGCCACGTCGGCCGGGCGCACGAAGAACAGGGCCTGCATGATGCCGATGAGCAGGGAGGTCACGCCGATGGGCACGACCTCGAAGACCCACCATGTGCCGGCCAACAGGAAGATGGCGATGGCTCCCTTGGCCTCCTTGGTCAATTCGAAATGCTTGCCCAGGGGGTCCACCGCATCGGGCCAGGCCGGGCAATAATACACGAGAACGAACAGGGCGATGCCCGTGAACATGAAGACGAGGCGTTTCCAGTCGAACGACGGGGCTTGCGCAGTACTCATTGTTCCACTCCTCCTTCCGGAAAATTAGAGAGCGCAGGCCAGCATCTGGCCGCGCACGACTTCAAAGATATCACTGAGCCTCAGCACGCCGGTGACCCTGCCGCCACCCCTGACGATAATGGGCTGCTCCGCGCCGAAGATGTACTTGTGGATGGCCAGACCGAGTTCGTCCTCCTCGTCCACGGTCTCGTCCGCATCGGGAATGTGCATGGCGTCGCCCACCTTGAGGGACACGGCCTTTTCGCACAGGCCCTCAAGGGAATCGTGCCACAGGCCGAAGCGCTTGAAGACTTCGAGCACGTAGTCGCCGGTGAGCACGGCATCCTCTTCCACATGGGAGATCTTGGCGTAATTGGGCTCCAGGGAGCGGATGATGTCCACCATGGTCACCAGCCCGGCGAACTCGCCCTCCACGTCGAGCACCACCACGTCCCTGTGGGCGTGACATTTGTCGCTTTTGCCCTTGAAATCCTCATCAAGGGCCTCGAAGACGTCCCGCAACGTGGAGTCCAAGTCCACGGTCACATATTGTGATATCGGGATCATCACCTCTTTGACCTTCATAGAAAAAACCTTCCTGCTGATCGTTTGGCGCCGCCGGAGCCCGTCAACTCCCGCCAGCACCCGACTTGTGATCCAGAATCGATCTCAGCTTCCGCTCCAGTTCCTCCATGTCCACCGGCGCACCCATTTCGGCGTACGCCCCCAACTTCATGGCTTCTATGGACAATGAAACCGTGCTGGAATGATTGATGAAAACCACCGGAGCCTGCGGACAGGCAATACGGACGTCACCAAGGAAAGCCAGCATGCCGCGCTCGTGCCCCGCCGCCCCGAGAAGGACCGCGTCCACCTGCTGCCTGCATGCCATTTCGCGGGCCTTCTCCACATCGTCGGTATCCTGTACCTGTATCCCCCGCCTGGAGAGCAATTGGGAAAGCTGCCTGCGGAACCCGGCGTCTGTATCAACAATCAGTACTTTCATGCATTCACAAGATCGGTTCGGAAACCGGTTCACCATAAACCGGCGCCTCTGTAAGGCAAACTGCGTGCCAATCTTGCTGAAGGTCGAGAAATCAATACATTGTTCACATTTTCACAATTACTGATAGAGATCAAGCCGCAAATTGAAACATTTTGTTTCATTTTGCGGCTTGCGACTTAGGACATTTTGAAACAAAAAGAAACGATCATTCCTGACAACGATACAGAACCGCCCCGGGGCGAAGCTCCCCGGCCATGAAGGCCATGACCACCCGCGAGGCGGCGCCGACCACGTCGTCGACGACCTCCACCTCCTTCCAGGTCAGGAAGTCGTAGAACTCGTCCTCGATGCCGCCGCAGATGACCGTGTCCACGCCTTCGGTGATGATCATGCGGCACAGGTCCTCGGGCGAGGCGTGGTCGAAGACCACCACCTTGTCCTCGCGGTCCACCAGTTCGCCCTTGACCCAGACCAGGAAAATGATGAGCACGTCCGTGGCCAGGTCGAACCGGGGGGCCACGTCGTTGTCCAGAAGGGGAATGAGAATTTTCTGCATGGAGCCGCCCTACTCGATCTCGTACTGTTTCATCTTGCGCCACAGGGTGCTGCGCCCCCAGCCCAGGAGCCGGGCGGCCGCCTGCCTGCGGCCCCGGGCCTTGACCAGGGCGTCCAGGATCATGCGCCGCTCCACATCCTCCCAGTTTTCCTTGCCGGAAACCGGCACCTCGGCAACCGGGGCAGGAGCGGCTTCCTCCACGGCCGCAGGGGCCGCCGCACGGGGTGGTGCCGGCGCATGGACCAAATAGGCGGGCAGATGGCGCACGTCGATGACCGTGTCGTCGCAAAAGTTAACCGCATACTCGATGAGGTTCCGGAGCTCGCGCACGTTGCCGGGGTAAGCGTAGTTCTTGAGCATGACCATGGCCTCGTCCGTGAACCCCTCGATGCGCTTGTTGAAGCGGGTGCAGAATTCGGTGAGAAAGTGGTCCTGCAGCAGGAAAATGTCCTCGCCGCGCTCGCGCAGGGGCGGCAGGTGCAGGCGGATGACGTTGAGCCGGTACAGCAGGTCCTGGCGGAAACGGCCCTCGGCCACCATTTGTTCGAGATTGCGGTGGGTGGCCACGATAACGCGTACGTCCGCGTGAAATTCCTTGTTGCTGCCCAGGGGATGGATGATCTTGTCGTCCAGGAAGGAGAGCAGCTTGACCTGCAGGTTGAGGGGCAGGTCCCCGAGCTCGGTCAGGAACAGGGTGCCGCCATGGGCCATGCGGAAACGGCCCGGCTTGTTCTGGTCCGCGCCCGTGAACGCGCCCTTGGCGTGGCCGAAGAGCTCGGATTCCAGCAGGGTGTCGGGCAGCGCGCCGCAGTTGACCTTGACGAACGGCCCGTCCGCACGGTCCGAGGCCCGGTGCATCTGCTCGGCCAGGGCGTCCTTGCCCGTGCCGGTCTCGCCGGTGATGAGCACCGAGGAATCGGTCTGGGCCACACTGGGCACCATGCGGAAGACCTTGGCCATCTGCGGGCTGCGGCCCACCAGGGAGCCGAACCCGTACGGCCCGGTCTCGGGGTCGGCATAGTCGTTGAGGCGTCCGGCCGGGGTCACGGTCTCCACCACGCCCACCTGCTCGCCCGCGTCGTCGGTCACCGGGGAAACCGTGAGCTTGATGGGCCGCCGCTTGCGTTCGCGGTCAATGATGTCCGCGTCCACCTGCTGGAGCTGGAAGTCATCGTCCTTGAGGTAGACGGGGCAGCCCTTGGTGCAGAAGTCGCAGCGCAGCACGTGCAGGCAGGACATGCCCGAAACCTTCTTGCGGTCCACCCCCGTGATGGATTCATAGGCCCCGTTCACGTGCATGATGGTGCCGTGCTTGTCCAGCACGGCCACGCCGATGGGCAGTTCGTCCAGCAGGCCGGACAAGGTGCCGGGCTGGGAAAAGAAATCGCGCAGGCGTTTGCGGACGGCTTCAGACATGGGAAGGGTTTAGCATGGCGCCGACCGGGGTTCAATGAAACATTTTGAATCGTTTTCGTTTATCGGGACAACCGCCCCCAGCCGCCAAATAATAATACGCCTCCCCCTGCCATCTGCTATTCATGGGAAGTGCCCGTAAAGGAGGACCTCATGAAATCAGCGATCCGGAAACTCGTTGCGGCGGCATTTGTGCTGGCGCTGGCCTTCCCGGCCGCAGCGGCCGAGCTCAAGAAAGTCCCGAGCGACTGCCCGTGCGCGCAGTCCATCAACCGGCTGGTGGACACCTACCAGAAGGACGCCGGATTCCGGGAACTCATGGACGCGGCCTTTGCCAACATGCAGCAGACCCCGGCCCATTATTCGGCCCGCAACCCGTGGATGGGCAAGTCCATGCCCGACCTGGTCAAGTTCCTGAAGGACTGGTGCACATTCCTGCCCGAGATAGACGGCACCCACGACACGGGCCTCAAGTACATCCAGGACTTCGCCCTGTTCTACTACAAAAACCCGTTCGGCGTGACCTTCGTGCAGCTCTCGCCCGGGCGCGAGATCATGCAGGACTTCGTGCGCCAGCGCGGGGACTACATGGACAGCCCGGAATCCACCAAGATCATCGCCGAATGGCTCAAGGACCCGCGCATCGAGCGCGGGGACTACGTCATCCCCGACCCCAAGGCCAAGGATGGCGGCTTCAAGTCCTACAACGAGTTCTTTTCCCGCAGCCTCGCGGACCAGGCCCAAAGCCGCCCCCAGACCATGCCCGACCGCGACTACATCATCGCCGCACCCACGGACTGCGTCATGAATTCCATCCCCCAGAAGATCAGGGACGAAAGCACACAGATCACCACCAAGGGCAACGAGGCCCTGAACATCGTGGACCTGCTGGGAGGCTCCAAATACGCAAAAAAATTCCTGGGCGGCACGGCCCTGTCCTGCGTGCTCATGCCCAACACCTACCACCACTACCACTCGCCCGTGGCCGGAACCGTGGTGGAAGCCAAGATCCTGGAAGGCCCCTTCTTCGGCCATCCCGACTTCCCGAACTGGGTGCCGCCGGACGGCAACGTGGGCTATTACGGAGCCACCTTCAGCCCGTTCGAGAACTTCCAGCGCGGCTACTTCATCGTGGACACGGGCAAGTACGGCCATGTGGCCATGGTGGCCGTGGGCCTGAACACCATCAGCTCGGTGGTCTTCAAGCCGCCCTTCAACAAACTGACCAAACCCGCCAAGGTCAAGCGGGGCGACGAACTGGGCTACTTCCTCTACGGCGGCTCGCTGTTCATGATGATATTCGAGCCGGACCGCTATTCCTCGGACGCCATCCAGGTCCGGCTGGGCAACCAGATCGGCACCTTCGACACGAAATAGACAAAGGGGAGGCCTGGCCTCCCCTTTCCTGCATAGTACCCCTCCGGCCAAAAGGACAATTCATGCACATGCTTGACAGGTTTCGGCGCATGGGCAAATGGGGCGGCAATGGAGGGAAATACGTATGACTACACAGATTGAAACCCGTTTCTTCAAACTCACGACCCTGCTGCTCCTGTGCGTCATGACCGTTGTCGGCTTCACGCCCCGGGTGGAGGCAGGCTTTGTCCCCAACACCACCCTTTCCGGCCAGCTGGACAGGGGCCAGGACCTGGACGCCGTCCGGCAGACCCTGGAAAACAAGATGGTCACCAAGCGACTGCAGGAGCTCGGCTACTCGCAGGAGGAAATCAAGGACCGCCTGGCCCAGCTCTCCGACGAGGACCTGCACCGGCTGACCACCAGCATCCAGGACGTGGACGTTGCCGGTGACGGCATCGGCTTCATCATCGGGGTGCTGATCATCGTGGCCCTGGTGGTGCTCATCCTCAATCTCGCGGACAAGCGGGTGACCATCTCATGATCCGCCCGCGCAGCATCGCGACCATGCTCGGCCTCCTGTGCCTGCTCGCGGGGTGCGCCGCCGCCAAGCCGACGGTCCAGGCCCCCACGGGCATCGGATCCAACATGGTGGCCAACGTGCCCTTCCACCCGCAGGAGGACCACCAGTGCGGCCCCTCGTCCCTGGCGATGGTCCTGAACCATGCGGGCGACAACGTCACCCCCGAGGAGATAGCCCAAAGCATCTTCCGCAAGAACATCCGGGGAACCGTGAGCCTGGACATGGCCCTCTACCCCCGCAACCGGGGATTCAACAGCCGCTTCGGCAAGGGGGATCCCCAGGGACTGGTGCAGGCCGTGGACGCGAACAAACCGGCGGTGGTTATGGTCAACCAGGGCTTCGCCATGGCCCGCAAGCTCCACTACATGGTGGTCACGGGCTATACCCCGGACTTCGTGGTGGTCAATTCGGGCAGGGAGCGCAACAAGCGGATCGCCTGGGACGAATTCCTGACCCAATGGCGGGACACCGGGTTCTGGATGCTGACCGTGCAGCCGAGGAGCGGTTCATGAGCCGGTTCGCATTGCTGCTGGCAACGCTGCTCCTGACCGCGGGCTGCGCCATGCCTACCATCACCGTGCACGAGGACGCCCTCAGCCCGAGGGAACACCTCCAGCTCGGCATCAGCTATGAGCAGAAAAAGGAATACGACCTGGCCGAGGAACAGTACCGCGAGGCCACTGACCTGCCCGAGGCGTGGCTCTGCCTGGCGAACCTCGCCTTTACCCGGCAGCAGTGGGACGAGTCGGAAAAATTGTATGAAAAGGCAATGAAACAACTGCCCGAAGATCCGCGACCCTACAACAACCTCGCCTGGCTCTACTATACCCGGAAACGGGACCTCTGCCGGGCCGAAACCCTGGCGGAAAAGGCCGTGGCCCTGGCCCCGGCAAAACAGCGCAAGCCCTACGAGGACACCCTCGAATCCGTTCGCGCCGCCCGCCGGATCGTGGAGCTGAAATAACCGCGAAAGCAAAGGGGAGGCTCGGGCCTCCCCTATTCCTTCCCGCTGATATAAACCTCGGCAAGGGCTTCCAGAAAACCGTTCTTCCGTGATTTTCGGATGAATGCGTTGAGATCGTTCAGAAAATCCTCGGAACCCTTGCAGACCTGCACGCCAAGATCGAACTCGTACAGGGGCTTGTCCAGAAGCCGGAATGTGCCCGGGGCGAACCCTTCCTGTTTCCAAAGATACGGGTCCACATGCCGGTTGGCCGGATAGGCGTCGATGCGGCCGTCCTCCAGCATGAGGGCCAGCAGGCTCTGCCTGTAGACCTTCTGGGCCCGGATATGGCCGGAGGCGATGAGCGGATCCAACGGTCCATAGCCGTTGCCGAACACCACACCGAGCCTCGTGCCCGCCAAGTCCTCGGGCCTGGAATATTTCAGTTTGGAGCGGGCCCGCACGGCCAGATGGTCCCCCGTACGCCAGATGACCTCGGAAAAGACGTACCTGTC of Salidesulfovibrio onnuriiensis contains these proteins:
- a CDS encoding response regulator — translated: MKVLIVDTDAGFRRQLSQLLSRRGIQVQDTDDVEKAREMACRQQVDAVLLGAAGHERGMLAFLGDVRIACPQAPVVFINHSSTVSLSIEAMKLGAYAEMGAPVDMEELERKLRSILDHKSGAGGS
- a CDS encoding C39 family peptidase; translated protein: MIRPRSIATMLGLLCLLAGCAAAKPTVQAPTGIGSNMVANVPFHPQEDHQCGPSSLAMVLNHAGDNVTPEEIAQSIFRKNIRGTVSLDMALYPRNRGFNSRFGKGDPQGLVQAVDANKPAVVMVNQGFAMARKLHYMVVTGYTPDFVVVNSGRERNKRIAWDEFLTQWRDTGFWMLTVQPRSGS
- a CDS encoding substrate-binding periplasmic protein, whose product is MKRHLSPIPALCLAILLFTAPGAAAREIVMVFGAGYPPFYMDGKTDGTDNNLESGMFIDFLQKFEREHPQYSIRKIRLPRARMDQWMCEGRAHAFSLNSSLFVSPGHGDRYVFSEVIWRTGDHLAVRARSKLKYSRPEDLAGTRLGVVFGNGYGPLDPLIASGHIRAQKVYRQSLLALMLEDGRIDAYPANRHVDPYLWKQEGFAPGTFRLLDKPLYEFDLGVQVCKGSEDFLNDLNAFIRKSRKNGFLEALAEVYISGKE
- a CDS encoding dinitrogenase iron-molybdenum cofactor biosynthesis protein, whose product is MQKILIPLLDNDVAPRFDLATDVLIIFLVWVKGELVDREDKVVVFDHASPEDLCRMIITEGVDTVICGGIEDEFYDFLTWKEVEVVDDVVGAASRVVMAFMAGELRPGAVLYRCQE
- a CDS encoding PA2779 family protein, which translates into the protein MTTQIETRFFKLTTLLLLCVMTVVGFTPRVEAGFVPNTTLSGQLDRGQDLDAVRQTLENKMVTKRLQELGYSQEEIKDRLAQLSDEDLHRLTTSIQDVDVAGDGIGFIIGVLIIVALVVLILNLADKRVTIS
- a CDS encoding phosphatidylserine decarboxylase — encoded protein: MKSAIRKLVAAAFVLALAFPAAAAELKKVPSDCPCAQSINRLVDTYQKDAGFRELMDAAFANMQQTPAHYSARNPWMGKSMPDLVKFLKDWCTFLPEIDGTHDTGLKYIQDFALFYYKNPFGVTFVQLSPGREIMQDFVRQRGDYMDSPESTKIIAEWLKDPRIERGDYVIPDPKAKDGGFKSYNEFFSRSLADQAQSRPQTMPDRDYIIAAPTDCVMNSIPQKIRDESTQITTKGNEALNIVDLLGGSKYAKKFLGGTALSCVLMPNTYHHYHSPVAGTVVEAKILEGPFFGHPDFPNWVPPDGNVGYYGATFSPFENFQRGYFIVDTGKYGHVAMVAVGLNTISSVVFKPPFNKLTKPAKVKRGDELGYFLYGGSLFMMIFEPDRYSSDAIQVRLGNQIGTFDTK
- a CDS encoding sigma-54 interaction domain-containing protein, which gives rise to MSEAVRKRLRDFFSQPGTLSGLLDELPIGVAVLDKHGTIMHVNGAYESITGVDRKKVSGMSCLHVLRCDFCTKGCPVYLKDDDFQLQQVDADIIDRERKRRPIKLTVSPVTDDAGEQVGVVETVTPAGRLNDYADPETGPYGFGSLVGRSPQMAKVFRMVPSVAQTDSSVLITGETGTGKDALAEQMHRASDRADGPFVKVNCGALPDTLLESELFGHAKGAFTGADQNKPGRFRMAHGGTLFLTELGDLPLNLQVKLLSFLDDKIIHPLGSNKEFHADVRVIVATHRNLEQMVAEGRFRQDLLYRLNVIRLHLPPLRERGEDIFLLQDHFLTEFCTRFNKRIEGFTDEAMVMLKNYAYPGNVRELRNLIEYAVNFCDDTVIDVRHLPAYLVHAPAPPRAAAPAAVEEAAPAPVAEVPVSGKENWEDVERRMILDALVKARGRRQAAARLLGWGRSTLWRKMKQYEIE
- a CDS encoding SLC13 family permease, whose protein sequence is MSTAQAPSFDWKRLVFMFTGIALFVLVYYCPAWPDAVDPLGKHFELTKEAKGAIAIFLLAGTWWVFEVVPIGVTSLLIGIMQALFFVRPADVAFRDFMDPSVLFIFASIMIGLVFTKTGLTKRLAYKMLDIVGERTSMIYLGVFVVTALLTHIMAHTAVAATIYPLLLAIYSLYGEGNKPTKFGKGLFIGMAYVAGAGSIVTLLGAARGAVALGFFNEIVNRDVGFFELTWYMFPIGWLMVFALWGFFMIFLKPEKAVIPGLREKARELNSRMGPITRQEILAAILVLGVIAVMSARAFVPELKMLNKTAIILVSSVLFFVFKILDLKDLEDIPWNIILLFAGAMSIGFCLWQTGAAKWMAVNWLVMFQDANWFIFVMSIAFFVMIMTNFIMNVAAIAISLPVALVIAPYLGVAPDVILYSALVVAGMPFLLLVGAAPNAIAYDSGQFTPGEFFAYGVPASIMLMVITGIACLVIWPLMGMPITLPTGG
- a CDS encoding CBS domain-containing protein, which encodes MKVKEVMIPISQYVTVDLDSTLRDVFEALDEDFKGKSDKCHAHRDVVVLDVEGEFAGLVTMVDIIRSLEPNYAKISHVEEDAVLTGDYVLEVFKRFGLWHDSLEGLCEKAVSLKVGDAMHIPDADETVDEEDELGLAIHKYIFGAEQPIIVRGGGRVTGVLRLSDIFEVVRGQMLACAL
- a CDS encoding tetratricopeptide repeat protein, giving the protein MSRFALLLATLLLTAGCAMPTITVHEDALSPREHLQLGISYEQKKEYDLAEEQYREATDLPEAWLCLANLAFTRQQWDESEKLYEKAMKQLPEDPRPYNNLAWLYYTRKRDLCRAETLAEKAVALAPAKQRKPYEDTLESVRAARRIVELK
- a CDS encoding transferase: MKELNNLIDHVVQRVSANLHAPGTDISRYVADQIPLDSHALYYAFYALTHQHPLSFNFKHSSLAGTYFLGKTEVELSIVYKCDIRGDELKPKGTVVEIDGSKLRLFQDERISIRHSFLMKTLVHNNSHDAENVEIFKILNTVALHYANIHGTSVEGCLIEPFATVDFSTCHNCKVGAYAYVQADDLRGEVVEPGSVRIEKTGQFKLQYQYDRDVLEKYIRLDENCRPSGVFMEFCESRKTDFEPVYNAAQPEIPVDFPDTSFVGHYSLIRGDCAIGHNVMVCQRAYVENSRLGDGSNAQENCYIINSTFEGMNVTAHGGKVINTDLGRRTFTGFNSFIHGTEEARVAIGKHCVIMPHTIIDAEEPISVPNGSLVWGLIRTQADVATNTILLEDLKGLNRLDQGGLRAEGDLAAFVEGFVHRIEHILEENGAFFDASDPDTAGHAQKTQDLGYNTVQSYMGGDLKGLCPTIRIEPLIP
- a CDS encoding response regulator translates to MSFANVLLVDDEKSFLEIMEKRLGSRDLEVSTAESGPAALDILRGNSAVDVVILDVKMPGMDGLEVLRAIRGDFPLVEVIMLTGHGTIETAIDGMKQGAFDYLLKPCDIERLVELVRAAKDKKAVHEEKIMQAHMKEITGKMI